Sequence from the Calidithermus timidus DSM 17022 genome:
TGCACATAGACCAGTACAGCGGCAAGGTGCTGGCCGACATCGGTTGGGGCCAGTACAGCCTGGGGGCCAAGGCCATGGCTGCAGGCATTGCCCTGCACAAGGGCACGTATGGCGGGTGGAGCCAGGCCCTCAATGCGCTGTTTTGCCTGCTGATTATCCTGGCCAGCACCGCCGCAGCGGTTATGTGGTGGCTGCGCCGCCCCGCCGGGGTCTTCCGTCTGGCCGCTCCCCCCATGCCCAAGAACTTGCCCCTGTGGAAGGGCGCGGTGGCCATCATCGTGGTGATGGGGCTGCTTTTCCCGGTAGCAGGAGCAACCCTGCTCCTGGTGGCTGCGCTGGACTACCTAATCGTGCAGCGGATTCCCGCCCTGCGAAGGGTGGTGAGCTGAGTGAGGGGAGTCAGGAGGCTGATGCTGCTGCTTTTTTTCCTGGGCTTGAGCTTAGCCCAGCACGACCATAGCCAGCACGGGCACGGCAGCCCCATGCCGCAGGGTCGCATGAGCCCGGTCCAGGTACGCCTGGTCTCGGGCTGGGTGCGGCAGGTGCCCTCCAGCCTGCGCGACACTACGGCCTACTTCGTCCTACAAAACCCCACCGATGCCGATCTGCGCCTTATCGGGGGCGAGAGCCCGGTGGCCCAGGGGGTCATGCTCATGGAGGACCACCGGGAAAACCGCGCAGGGCAGGTGGTGCAGGGGATGCGCGAGGTCAAGGCCCTGGTGTTGCCCAAAGGCGGGCGTCTGGAGCTTAAGCCCGGCGGAAAGCACCTGATGCTGATGGGCCTGAAACGACCCTTGAAGGAGGGGGAGCGAATTCCCATCCGGCTGTTTTTTGAGGGCAGCCGGGAGGCCCGAATCGAGCTGAGGGTGGAACGGCGATAGCGTTCCTGGTTCGAACAAAACCCGCCCCTTTTCCGAGGGGAGGGGCGGGTTGCTCTGGAAATCTTTCAGAATGAATACCTACAGTCGTTGCGGTAAGCGCCGACGGCAGCTCATCACCCCTGCGGAGCGGCGGGTGCTCGAGCTGGTCGCCAGCGGCTACACCAACCGGCAAATAGCTAGCGTCCTGGACATCTCGGTTAGCACGGTCAGCCTGCACCGCAGCAAGGTGATGCGGAAACTGGGCCTTCGCAACCCCGCCGAGCTCAGGCGATTCGCAAGAGGCCCACGCCCTCTACCCGGCTAAAGCGGTGCTGGGCCTGAGCGGGAGCGGCACCGTGGCGGGCGTGGTGGTGTACGGGGAGGGCTGGGCGCTCTTCGACCCCTTTGAGGCCCGCTACGCGTTGGGCCTGAGCGGCAGCCTGGGCGAGGGGCTGTGGACGCTCGAGGGGGGCTACGCGAGCTTTCCTTCCCTCTTGCCGCTGGGCCCCTTCCTGGCGGGGCAGTGGACCCTTCCCTTGGGGGAGGAGGCCCTTTGGAACCTGAGCACCTACCTGCTTCTGGACGGCCCAGTCCGGCCTGTGCTCAGCGCCCGCTACGCCCAAAGCCGCCCCGACGCCGAGCTGAGCCTCACCCTGAGCCTTCAGCTTGGCCCCGCCCCCGCGCTGGGCTTTAGCCTGGGGGTGCGGGCCTTCCCCTAGCATCCAACCTGCTTAAGTTCATCTGCTGGTGTTCGAGTTGGAGCGGTCCAGGGGGCCGTCGTTCCGGGCGGGGCAGCACCGACTTTCCCAGACAAGCTCAGGGGGTAGGAGGGCCCGGCTCGGGCTTCGCGCCTGGCGCCCTCAAGCCCTCCAGCCACGCCGCCGTAGCCCGGGCCATCACCGGCCTCAGGCCCACCTCCTCCAGCAAGGCCGCCGCGGCCAGCATCTCCTCCTGCCGCCGCAGGGCGTGGCGCCGGCTGCCCTCCTCCAGCCGGTCGATGAGCGCGGCGTTGGCTTCCTCCAGGGTCTGGGCGATGTTCTGGCGGGTCTCGGCCTCGAGGCCAAGCCGCCGGGCCGCCTCCAAGGCCTCACCCACCGCCGCCGCAAGCCCCTTGAAGAAGATGCTGCGCAGGAGCTTGCGGGTGGCGGCGGCCCCGGGTGTCTCCCCCACCCCCTCCACCACCGCGCCCAAAGGCCCCAGCCGTTCGGCGTAGGCCAAGGCCCCCGGCCCCGAGGCCAGCGAGGGGGTGCGGAGGCCTTTGCCCGGCACCGGGCTCATCAGGGCGATGTCGGCGAAGAGGGCCCCGGTGGGGGCGATCACCTCGTGCAGAGCCCGCTTGAGCGCCGGGGCCGCGGTGTTGAGGTCGGCGAAGACCTGGCCTGGGGCAAGCACCGGGGCCACCCGGTGGGCCACCTCGAGCGCCACCCGGGCCCAGTTCACGCTGAGCACAACCCCGGCCCCTTGGGCCGCCTCGGCCTCGCTGGCGGCGCGCCGGATGCCCGGAGGCCCCTTCTCGGGAAGGGGGTCATAGCCCACCATCTCCGCCCCGGCTCCAAGCAGATCCTGGGCGATGGCCCCTCCGGCCTCACCCAGGCCCAGCACAGCCACGCGCAGGGGCATCAGGCCTCCCCTCGAGCCAACACGGAGGCCACCCGCTCGCGCAGGCCGTAGAGGTCGATGGAAAGCTCCCCGGCCTGAAAGCGCCTGCGCAGGCCCTCCTCCCGCTCGGCGCGGGCCTGGGCTGCCTCGAGCACCTCCCTGGCCCGCTCCCGGGCCACCACCACCGCCCCATCGGCGTCCAGCACCAGGATGTCGCCGGTGCGGATGAGGGCCCCGCCCACCCGCAGGGGCACCCCAATCTGCCCCAGCGACTTGCGCTCGGCCCCCCGGGCCCGCACATACCGGGCCCAGATGGGCAGGCCCATCCCGGATAGCTCCTCGGCATCGCGCACCGCGGCGTCTATCAGCATCCCGCTGGCCCCGTGGGCCTTGGCCTGGGTGGCCAAAAGCTCCCCCACCAGCGCCACCGGGGCGGGCTCGGGCATGGCGAAGACCAGCACCTCGCCGGGCCGCACCGCGGCCATGGCCGCGTGCACCATCA
This genomic interval carries:
- a CDS encoding copper chaperone PCu(A)C: MLLLFFLGLSLAQHDHSQHGHGSPMPQGRMSPVQVRLVSGWVRQVPSSLRDTTAYFVLQNPTDADLRLIGGESPVAQGVMLMEDHRENRAGQVVQGMREVKALVLPKGGRLELKPGGKHLMLMGLKRPLKEGERIPIRLFFEGSREARIELRVERR
- a CDS encoding response regulator transcription factor, with amino-acid sequence MNTYSRCGKRRRQLITPAERRVLELVASGYTNRQIASVLDISVSTVSLHRSKVMRKLGLRNPAELRRFARGPRPLPG
- a CDS encoding NAD(P)-dependent oxidoreductase, with the protein product MPLRVAVLGLGEAGGAIAQDLLGAGAEMVGYDPLPEKGPPGIRRAASEAEAAQGAGVVLSVNWARVALEVAHRVAPVLAPGQVFADLNTAAPALKRALHEVIAPTGALFADIALMSPVPGKGLRTPSLASGPGALAYAERLGPLGAVVEGVGETPGAAATRKLLRSIFFKGLAAAVGEALEAARRLGLEAETRQNIAQTLEEANAALIDRLEEGSRRHALRRQEEMLAAAALLEEVGLRPVMARATAAWLEGLRAPGAKPEPGPPTP
- a CDS encoding 4-carboxy-4-hydroxy-2-oxoadipate aldolase/oxaloacetate decarboxylase, producing the protein MSLSPDELQTLARLGVATVYEASGREGLVDLPLFQLVPSSRVAGPALTVLCAQNDNLMVHAAMAAVRPGEVLVFAMPEPAPVALVGELLATQAKAHGASGMLIDAAVRDAEELSGMGLPIWARYVRARGAERKSLGQIGVPLRVGGALIRTGDILVLDADGAVVVARERAREVLEAAQARAEREEGLRRRFQAGELSIDLYGLRERVASVLARGEA